In Chitinophagaceae bacterium, the DNA window TTGTATTTCTACAAGGGCTTTTGTGGTAATATCATCAAATTTACCTGTGCCATTATGTTGGATAGTTCCTTTATTGGCGGTTTTTTTATTTTTATTACCAAAGATGCGAGTAAATATTTGATATATATGTATTTTAGGTGTCATTTTTTTTTATTTTGAGAGGACTCAATTATTGCATTTTTTCTTTTTTAGGGATTGTTTTCTTTTTTTATGGGTGGGTTCTAAAAATTGATTTTCTTCAAAAAAAAAGTAGAGACGTTGCTTTGCAAAGTTCATTGAGGAGTTGAATTTTTTGAATACCTTATCTATTTTTTTTATAGGTAAGGAAAATATCGTTCATTTTTGTGGGATATATTTGGATACTTGGGGTTTGTTCTTGGTTATGAAGGATATTTGCTTTGAAAGGTATCTTATCAGGGTCTGTGAGGTATTGTTTGAGTTCTTGGTAGGAGATTTCTCCGTTTTTATTTATGTCGGCATCTTTTGTTTGTATTCCTTTGAGAAAATAATAGGTAAAGAGTCCGTGTTGTTTTTCATCATACCATGTAGAAACTTGTTCTCCCGTAGAGGATGCAAATACAGATACATTTTGAGAATATTCTAAAGAAACGGGAACTGTTTTAAATCCTGAGATTCCTTCTGTTGCTTCGGTTATATTAGAACCAGAAAAACAAGCATCGAGGATAATATTAATGTATTTTGCGGGGATAAGAGATATATTTTTTTGAAATGTAGAGAGAGAATATCCACTTACTTCGGGGGATTTGATATCGGCATCTACGGGGATAAAATAATTTTCTTTATTTTTTGGGGCGCCGTGTCCTGCATAGAAAATAAATACTTCTGTTTCGTTTTCTTTCACTAATTTATAGAGTTTTCCGGAGGAAGGGTTTTGAGGACTTCCAAAAAGAGTGTAAAAATCAGAGAGAGTGGCGTTTTCTTTATAAATAATATTTTCTTCCAAAAATCCAAATATGTGTATGAGATATTTTTTGAAAGTGCGTGCATCGTGGATTGCATATTTTACCTTTCCCGTTCCTTTTTTATAGTCCGTATTTCCAATAACTACTGCTATTGCGTTTTCTTTTTTTTCAGTGGTGGTGGGGAGTTCTATATCTACATCTGACTCGGTGTAGGTATATGTTTTTTCTGTTTCTGTGTTTTCAGGGATGTCTTGCATTTGGACAATAGCGTTTTCAAAAAAAGATTTGTAAATAGGGGTATCAGTGTTCATTTTTTTGAGTGCGGAGAGCATTGCTTTTGTTTCTGTTTCTCCAATACCTTTGAGTTTTATGGTTTCTTGCACCATTTTTTTTCCTGTGGAAGATTCTATTATACGTATATATATTTCTATACTATAGCTATGCATAGGAGGGGCTGTGGGTGTAATATCTTTATTGATAATATTTATATCGGCGTTGAAAGAGAAAGAATATGTTTTATCGCTTACGGTTATTCCATTTTTAGTGGCTATTTGGGTAAGTATGCTTTCCAATTTTTTTTTAATGGAAATATCCATATCTGTTGGAGATATGGATATTCCTAATGTTATTGGGGGTGGGTTGTTAAGAGTATTTTGGGCATGTATATGGAGGTATTGTATGAAGCAGAGAATGATGATTATTGTTTTCATGTCTTTTTTAATTTATTTTTCTCCGATAACTATTTGTGCTTGTCCGAGACCTTTCATCATAAGTTTTGAGTCAATTTTATAGGTTTCTTTGAGCATTTTTTGGAGTCCTCTTGCCCAGTTTCTGGCATCAATAGCTTTATTATTTTCGTCGTATGTGGGTATTCTTACTTGTTCAAACAGCATTATATTTTCGGTGGCATCGGTGGTGCTGAATCTATTTTTCACGGTATTTTTTGATACCCATTCTTCTATAATATCTTTTAGTTCTTTTCCGTCAAATTCTTTTTCTAGGTCTCCGTCAAAAGAGTCAAATTTTTTAATTCGTAAGATTATTTCACGTCCATTAGCAAAGAGGTCATCAAAGTGTTTTTGGAGTTGTGCGTTAAAGTTATCTAAGTGTGCTATGACTGCTTCTTGAAGGAGGGTCGGAAGTTCTGCGCTAAAAGAAGGTTGTCCTGTTCCCGATGCTCCTGCTATTTGTTTGTCTGTGTAGGCATCTAATCCTTGCAGATTAAAGGTTATTGATTTTTTAGGACCTGTTGCGTTTACTGTCCATGTTACTTGCATCCATATATCTGCTTTTGCAGTTTTTTTGAGTTTGTCTACAGGGCTTTCTGATACTCCCGAACCGCTTTTGCTTGTAAGGGCAGCGTCTTCTGCTGATTCATTTTCAATAGTTTTGAGGGCAGATTCTAAATTTTTAAGTGGGAATCCTCTTTCTATCATGAGTTCATTTATTTTACTTATTACTAATAATAGGTCGGGATTAGATTGAACCGCTTTTTTATAATCCGCTAAT includes these proteins:
- a CDS encoding caspase family protein, coding for MKTIIIILCFIQYLHIHAQNTLNNPPPITLGISISPTDMDISIKKKLESILTQIATKNGITVSDKTYSFSFNADINIINKDITPTAPPMHSYSIEIYIRIIESSTGKKMVQETIKLKGIGETETKAMLSALKKMNTDTPIYKSFFENAIVQMQDIPENTETEKTYTYTESDVDIELPTTTEKKENAIAVVIGNTDYKKGTGKVKYAIHDARTFKKYLIHIFGFLEENIIYKENATLSDFYTLFGSPQNPSSGKLYKLVKENETEVFIFYAGHGAPKNKENYFIPVDADIKSPEVSGYSLSTFQKNISLIPAKYINIILDACFSGSNITEATEGISGFKTVPVSLEYSQNVSVFASSTGEQVSTWYDEKQHGLFTYYFLKGIQTKDADINKNGEISYQELKQYLTDPDKIPFKANILHNQEQTPSIQIYPTKMNDIFLTYKKNR
- a CDS encoding DUF6175 family protein → MKYKIIFLITVHFLLSTEVFSQAKKPTIMVVPSDVWCNQNGYTFTFNSNGKEIVLADYKKAVQSNPDLLLVISKINELMIERGFPLKNLESALKTIENESAEDAALTSKSGSGVSESPVDKLKKTAKADIWMQVTWTVNATGPKKSITFNLQGLDAYTDKQIAGASGTGQPSFSAELPTLLQEAVIAHLDNFNAQLQKHFDDLFANGREIILRIKKFDSFDGDLEKEFDGKELKDIIEEWVSKNTVKNRFSTTDATENIMLFEQVRIPTYDENNKAIDARNWARGLQKMLKETYKIDSKLMMKGLGQAQIVIGEK